In Anopheles arabiensis isolate DONGOLA chromosome 2, AaraD3, whole genome shotgun sequence, the genomic window AGGTCAGCATACCTGGCAGAGATCCGATACCAGCACCACCGACACCGGCGCCACCGGTCGCTGCCCCGCCGGCACCGGGACCCGATCCGCCCGATCCTCCGATCATTCCAACACCGCCCAGCGCCGCCGTAGGGTTCAACGGTATAGCCAAACGAGCATTGACCGCTAACAGATGATCTCTTCGTGCGACCAAATTGTTGACGTGCTCTTCCAGCCGAATGTTCTCGCTCCGCAGCTGATGGAGACAGGACAGCAGAGAGGCAACTGCAAgatgaaagaagaagaaaaaaggcatGTTAGTGGGGCGTGTGCGGGTCGATCGGTGCACGGTTTAGGGTGGCATTACTGTCGAAGTGTTGCGCTTGTTCCATAAGAAACTGAGATCCTTGTTCCCATTGCCGCTCCAGCAGTTGCTCCAAGCTTTGCGGAGTGTTCCCGTTCGCCGTCGCCGTAGCACCGCCCGTTAGCATCGAGCTTAACGAGTTACCGCCACCTCCCGCTCCCACAGGCATCGATTGGGAATTGTTTGTGCGattctgaaataaaatttcgATAACCATGAGTACATTGTAACGACGACATGACATGCTTGCTCCTAACGTAAAAACCACGAAACGTGCCCCTACCTTTCCCGGGAACTGTGGTCCCATCAGTGTCGGCACCGCATCGATCGGACCGGGTACGTACGCGTGCGCCTCGATCTCCATGCTCAGCTGGTCGGACATTTTCTGCGCCACGCTACTGCTCGGATTCAGCTGATTACCCAACATATGGGTAGCCGACACGACCGAACCGCCGGCGGCCGCACTACTGCTGCCTCCGTTCTGAAACAGTTTGCCATCCTTGGCATCGGCGCTTCCACCAGCCACGATCGAAGCCGGCACAATCGATGGTCCACCGGTCTGTCCTGCTACCGATGTCGTTGGCACTGCCCCGGCACCACTGTTCACGGCCGCCGCATTTGAAGACATCTTACGGTTGCGTTTCGTTCCCCGACCGCTAACGATCGCTGTGCCGGCGGTACTGCCGCCCGCATCCGATCCGGGCGAGCTCGGGGGAGAATCCTTGACCTGCGGGGCCGCAATCACGCTGCCGCTACTGCCCATCATCGATGCGGTCGATACTGCGGCCAACGGGTTCGTGGGCTGAGCCTCGTACGAGAACTTTagccctcctcctcctccaccggAACTACCACCGTACGACGAGGAAGAGGCCGCCGTCATCGTCGAGCTCATGCTGTAAGGGACACCGCCGCTGGATACGATCATTTCCGGCGTTCTGGAAGTAGATGGCGATGGCGAAAGTTCAACGATTGATGGATGATGCGAAGCCCCCCGGTGCTTTTTGTTCGGATTGGCAGCCGCTGTTACGATGGTACcgccgctactgctgctgctgctactgttagATAGATTATGGTTGCTTCCGGTGCTGTTGTTAGTATTACTGTTGCCGGCGGTGCCACTCAGGTTGCCGCTATTGCtactgatgatggtggtgttttTACTGTTACTGTTGTTGCCACTattgctactgctgttgctggtggtggtgatgtttgTGGtgttggtagtggtggtggtagtgataGTGGAGGTGTTATTATTGCTACTAAGGTTGTTACTGTTGCTACTAATACTAATACTactgttgccgctgttgcCACTGCCCGACAGCACACTGTGCGAACCAGAACCGCCTCCGTgatactgttgttgttgatgatggtggtggtgctgctgctgttggtgaaAGCTTTCCATGTTGCTACCGTTATTGGTGTTTTGATGAGATTTAATACTGGCGCTACTGTTGCTGCTAGCGTTTTGAGAGTAGCCGGAAATGATCCCACCActagtgtggtggtggtggtgctggtgctggtagCTCTGTGATCCACCGTGACTGCCCGCCATTTCGATGACCGGATGTACACCGGCGGACGATGATCCACCATCGTTcctggcagcagcagaagtGGAAGAATTGTTAGAGTGGGCAGTAGAGGAAGTAGAAGAGGAAGCAGACATTGAAGCGATTGAAGATGTGGCAACagaagcagcggcagcagcagcagcagcagtagcccCAGGCCCGGTATTGGAAGCGACAGATGAAATGGTAGATGTTACATTCGAAGCGTTACTGTTTGCAATTGCACTAGATGAATGCTGCGACGAAGCAGAATGCGAACTGCCCGTGGAATAGTGAAGCGACGACGGTGCGGCAGAAGTACCACCGCCCGACGAAAGCTTGTCGCCCATCGCAGCGGAATGTTGCTGATGGTGCGAATGTtggtgatgttgatgatgctgttggtgatggtgctgctgctgctgctgctgcggctggtggtggtgatggtggtgagaatgttgctgttgttgttgttgctgctgctggtgaggTGTCaaatgttgatgatggtggctGTTCTGGGAGGAAGAGTTTCCCACGACCACCGACGCTGTGGCGGATCCGGTTCCTGCTGCCATCGAGAGCACGCTACCATTGTTGCTGGCATTGTTACCGCCGGCCGCGGGCGCATTACTACCACCGGACGACGATGGATGATACTGTGATGGTGAGTGGTCATCGACATTACGATCCACGGCCGGTCCGTACGAGTAGGACTGCCCactaccgccaccaccgccatggGAAGAACGTCGTGAAGGTGATGGAGACGACCCACGGCGATGCGATCCACCGCTTGCTGAGGATTCTATCCCGATCGAAGGTGATCCACGATCTGGTGGTAATTGggactgttgttgttgttgctgctgttgttgctgctgttgctgtgaaCGCTTTTTGGATGTACGAgtttttccaccaccaccactaccaccactagaaacaccaccaccgacgccGGTGTTACCGGCACCACCGGTAGAGTTGTTTCCACCATTGCCACCACTACGTTCTCGCGAGTGTGATCTGCATGTGAGGAAGGTGAGATGGGGGGGATATTCCAGGGGAGAAGGTTTTGtgttataaaaacatattaatGCCAGCACACATGACCACACCGaggacaaaaaacaaaacggacaAGTAACAACAATTACGTTAACGGGCTTAATAGTTGACAGAATTCTAAATGGCAATGTAAGTATCGATTTGTGATGGGAGCGGTTCTTCTGAGCAGGTTAAGCCATTTCAAGGATACTGGACCTCTTAAAAACTAGCATctcaaaaataaaagaatagaAGAGGCTATTTGCATCTCTCAAGCTACTCGTTATTTGTTCCATCTTACAAATGATACATCAATCATGCCAAATAATAAAGAATACAGAACGAGACCGCAACTTCTAGAGATTTAGGAGGTATATCAATCGCTTTGGTGTGTTTTGGCAGTGTTATTGTGCTGAACGAACCACTCGTGCATCCGAAATCACTTCGAAAACACCATATCCACATAACGCTACAAACTTAAGCTAAATCAACGACGATAAGAAAGTCTAGTGCTGCAAcagaataaaatgaaaacacatAACATCATattttcgaaacaaaaaacccacaaaaagCTTCAGTACCATCGTAACAACGACCCGCGGTTACCTAGTTTAAAGTGAACATAGTAgaattgcaaaataataataataaaggcacacaacaaaatgcaaatacTTTCTGCTTCTCGAGGACGTAATTTTTGATGACGCGCATTAAATGTCCCGTTTGAAGCAGAAAGCACCCGATGTTCTTCTGCCGGTAAAAGGCGCCATAACAAATGCTAACTACCAACCAAACGGAAGCGTTTGCAACagtgagaaaaaagaaagaaagtgtcCTCACCCGTACCTGGACCGCCGGCCGGTGGACGCTTCCTCCTCCTGCAGGGCCGCTATCCGTGCGTTCGTCGTAGGCGCTTGCTTTTCGTAGCCAAACTTTAAtcctccgccgccgccaccgctgctgctATTGTCACCCGCGTGCAGTGTCGACGGTGAGGAGGTGCGTTGGATCGTACTCATCGGCACGGGCGACACACTTTGCAGCACCGTAGCGCCGCCGCCCGCAGGCGAAAGCAGATCCGGCTGCTGTGACTGGCTGTGGTGCAGGGAGGTTATAACGTTGGCACCACCGGTCGTCACGCCGGCCGGGGACGAGCGCATCGACGGTGACTGCCGTTCGAGATGATGGTGACCGATCGAAGGGCCGGAtgtggacgacgacgaggaaccggcggtggaggaggacgacgaagacgactgAATGATGTTCTGAGCCGTCGATTGCTGCTGGATCACGGGACTAGAGCGGTTCGTGCTGGCATTCTACGCACATTACAGGTGGAATAGAAAGAATGGggaaaagagcgagagagagagagagagagagagagagagagaaaacgaaAGCACGTAAGTAATGTTCGATACACCGTTGACAATAATTCCACCCTCCCACCGTTAGATACAATTCCTTTCGAGCAATCCAATCCTTCCTTCGCAAGATCACACAATCCCACACCCACCCCCATCCACCTGCGGTTCGAGTTACTGGCACTTACCATCAACTGATCACCTGCCCGGTGTGAAAtctgttggtacaagttgctaTTGCCACCACTGTTActattgctgttgttgttgttgttgatgtggctgccgccgccgccgccacctcGATCGCTACCTTGGTGATGTCCTGGTGAGACAATGTTCGGTGTACTGTTGCTATTGCTACTAGCGCTATGATTAacgttgctactgctgctgctgctgctgctactgccggtATGGCTGCTACTGTTACTATTGTTACTAGCGGGTAGATTAACTCCAGGTACGGTAGCCGTAGACAGCGGTACCGACACCACCAGGCTCGGTGTGTGCTGCGACGACGCTGGCTGCTGAGGCGAGTGAGGCGTTGGCTGCGAAAAAAAATGACCGAGATTGGACCGGGAAACATGAGTGCCAGGAACCAGGTAAGAGGAAAACTCCCCGTCTCTTCCCACCCTGTACTCTGTCCAGCCGTCCGTGCGTGCTACAAAGGCGGAGGCGGATGCTTTCGGCCCGGCCAAAGCTCAACAGATGCGCGTTGGCCACACGGTACCAAACGGTGAGCGCGCTGGAAGGAACTTTCCCCCCTGAAACGGCATTTCAACGGCATGTTTACGACCAAGCACACCCGAATGGTACCGTGTGCTGAGGAAGGGTACCCCGTCGCACCGGTAAAACACAAGGACAGGTATTGCTCGACAATGATTGCTCGCAAGAAGGATACTGTGCGCTtctcgggtgtgtgtgtatgtaggtGGACGGATTGGACAGTGATTTGTAACAGTGATTGTGGTCACAACagtggtggtgtttttgtgtgcgtgttcggGAGAAAGGATCGCCGGTAGAGAATTGCTATCCCACCACTACTTGCTTacctgatgatggtggtgttgctgctgttgctgctgttgctgatgcttgccggaggaggaggaggacgctGAAGACGATGAAGCGGATGAGATGATGCTCGATGTGTGCGCCGACTGGATGAGGTTGGGTGTGACATTTTGGAGGTTCGGTTCCGGCGCTGGCAACGCCGTTGCCGGATGGGGCAGCGGGGAGCTGGTTTCGGTTTTCGCCTGTAAGCAAACGCCAGAGCACAACGTTCCGGTTAGACAGCGTCGCAGCACGTACTCGCCGTCGAAGCGCAGTTTAAGCCAAACACGAACATCGTCGCCACTTTCGCGGCTGCTGCGCTccttatgttttttcttcttttcgcgACGTTCTTTCTTGTGGCTTTTGTGCTTGTGTGGCATCGCGTTCACGGGTAGCGCAACTAAATCACTCGCCACAGGGCGCCAACGGATTAGCTTTACAAGCTGTCACAGGCGTGTCACTTTCGAAAGCACTTGGTGCTGTATTTCGTGTATCACTATTTCACCTAGCATGGCACGGCATAGCATCTCCTCAATCGGACAGACACTACGAAGGCGCTAAATTAACGGTTCATCACGAGCAAACGAACTTTTATCGTGGTGCGCATGCCGCAACGGCAGAAGCTTTACGCGAAATGAGGAGCAGTTGTGCTACGCGAGAAGGCATCGTGCCGAATAATGTAAGCCAGCGTTGCAGCCGGCTCTACCCAGGGGCCGAGAGATTGAGCATTGAATCATATATACCACCACCATACACAGCACGGCACGGTACGGCACGGCATCGTGTATGTAAAGGAATCTCGTTTTTATAGACgctaacaaaacacacatttgtACCTACCGGTGTCCCCCTAGGACGTTCACCGAGAGCGGCCCGCTATAAACGTTGAACCCTGTGCGCATACGAGCTCGCTGAGCAAACACCGCACACCAAGACACAGCTTTTCTTCCCCCTTTTGAATAAAACCGTAAAAAAGGGCCGGCGCGCTCGGTCGATCCCTTCCCTATGTTGTGTGTGCTCCTTTGCTCCTTTTATCCTACCTTTCGACCGCTAGTCATGCTCTCGTATTACGTCGCAAGCGTTCCTTCCCTTCTGCGATTATCCTATCAATGCGGAATGATCGTACCGGGGCGGCGTACGTGCGGATAGGCACAGCAGCGACGGTATGCGGATATGCGAAtagcaataacaataaaaaaaggtgtgtatgtgcgaCCCTCCGGTATGGAGGACGATTTGCAAAAGGACGATATCCTTGCTACCCTTACCACTACATGCGCGCGGTTTTACCacctttcttcttctgctttccGAGTCCCTTTCCTACAGCGTTCACACTCTATAGGCaaagctgtgtttgtgtgacatTGAATATCCTtgggaaaaaaaacttcaccAAGGACGAGAGAAACAttgcacgcacacaagcaAACGTCCTCTTTTCCGGGTAGCAacttatgtgttttttttttttttaattcctacCCGATTTGTTGATATTTGTTTAAAGCGACCGTGCGCCACTCACCTTCTTCACACTCTTCTCGTGTGCTGCGATCGACGACGGATCAATGTGATCGTTTTTACTCAGCGACAATGGCACAAGCGATACGGCAACGTCCCTAATCAGGTCACTGGATGAAGGAACAACAGGAAACCATCGATTAAATGCCGTACATGGGTGTAATGTATCGTACTGTACTTGAAATGCTTACCGGTTAGCATCCAGCATCTCGCTACTGCTGACCGACGATGTTGATGTCGAGCGTGCATCGGCCTTTCGCTTCTTGCCGccgctactgctactactactcccGGTGGACGATCCACCTGTGGGGCCCGTGCTGCCACCGTACGAACCGCCCGAGCCACCGCTGCTCGCCCCGCCCGACCCTCCCATCGCCAGCTTGCCGCTCTCGATCACGGACGTGGAACCAGCGTTCCCGCTACCCGAGCCGGCATGATTGAACACCGACTCCGAATTGACGACGATCGTTTCGGTGAAGTTGCTCGAGGTGCTCATTTTTGCAATCGCTTCCTTGGACAGTGGTTCCTTCCCGCTGCCACCGGTGTGGTCCTGCGGCGGCTTAATGATGAGCGTCGTCGGAATCGCTGCCGGGGAGAGGGAAGCCGCCCGTCCCGATCCGACGCCGCTATTCGTTGACAGAGGGCCACCACCTTGActgctgccaccaccaccgccacttcCTTTATCGGGCTTATCAGAATGATGTTTGCTGGaggagttgctgctgctgccgctgctgctgctggagctacCTCCGGGTccactgccgccaccgcctGCGGTCGACGAGTAGCCACTTTGCGATGAAGATTGCGAGGACGCATTCGCACCCAGCGCACCCATCGACCCGGAAGAAGAACCGGCCGTCCCACCCATGTCGACATCCTTCGATTGGCTGGAGCTGCCACCGGCAGAACTGCTTGTACTTGTACTATTGTTAAAATTGCTTCCACTTCCTCCGCTcgtgctgctactgctcgaTGATTTCGATGATTTCGAGCTTTTGTCACGctgttttgcaaaatgaaacgaaattttACCCGTTTAGTTTGTAAAATTAAAGTACTAATCCAAAACAGGGCCACGAGTCCTTATTCCACCGAGACACTTACACTTTTACTATATTTATCCTTTTCCTTCGAACTGCTGCCCGAACTACCGCCACCACCAGTTCCGCCGGACGAGCCGGAACTGGTCTTGCTGGAACCACTGCCGCCCACACTTCCGGCAATGCCCGAGCCACCGATTCCACTGCCACCACTGTTGCTCACACTACCGCTGCCTCCGCTACCGGACATGCTTGAAACGCCCGACGAAGAGGACGAAGACGATGAGGTGGACATGGAGGAGTTGCCGGACATACCACCGGATCCGCTGGCCCCGGAACCACCACCCCCGCCGGACGCCAGCaccgaggacgaggaggacgacgaaAGCGATGCGCCGGAGCCCGATCCGCTCGAACTTTTCGACGCACTCGAGGACTTGCGCTGcttggaggaggaggacgatgacGAGGAAGAGGTAGACGATGAGCCGCCGACGCTCGGTTCGCCCGACAACCGGCTGCTGGCCTTGAGCCCActgctcgagctgctgctgccaccggccccactaccaccacccccaccaccaccgccaccacctccaccggtTCCACCTGATCCGGCCGCACTGCTGCTGGAGTGTTGCTGGGGTGGGGGCGgttccatttccttttccGGCGACGACGGTCCATCGCTCGAGTTGGCCTCGTGGCTGATGGGTTTGTAGGGTGGGATCGTTTTCACATTGCCTCCCTTTTTCTGCAACAGAACCAGAGGCAAAACATTCGTCAGAGCGGGTacgtaagaagaagaagaatagttCGGTGCACACTTACCAGTTTGCTGTAGTGGTGCTGGCAGTAGCCGCAGTACTTTACATTGTCCAGATAGTTGCCAGCTTCTTCACACAGCAGGCCGAGCTGCTGGGCGCAGGTGACGTGAAACTGTTGCTTGCAGCCCGATTTGTTGCACTGCATGCAGGCTCCTACGTTCGCACGGGACCCCTTGCCCATATCCTGACAGATGTAGCATGCTGTGGAATGACAAACGTCGATCAGCTGAGCCAAAATCCCCCGCGTCCAAAAAACGTCTCCTTCCACCGGCCTACTTACTCTTGTTGTATCGCTCCTGCGGGATCAGCTGCAGGATGATCGGCTCCATCGTCGTCACGTTCCCGAAACGCACCTCGGGAATGTACAGGGCGCAGACGACATGCGCCCATCCCTGGTTGTCCGTCCGCTTGAGCGCCCCATCGCGGGACGGGCACAGCTCGCAGCGCACCCGAGCCGGACGCTCCTGACTCTCACACTTCCGACAGTACCAAGGACCACTCGGCACGGTCACGATTCCGTAGCACGCCTGGTGCACGGCCACGGCACAGCTTTGACCATCGCAGTACACTAGCGGATTTTCCGACCAGCCGCGATCGTCTGAACAGACACAACATCCACCGACCATCTCCTTCATTCTGGTCCGTGGATTAAAGTAGACCCTTTTCCCATCCACTGAAATCGTATCAGTGCGCGCTGTTGGTgagcccaccaccaccaccaacagacCAGAGCTAGCACAGCACGCTACGCACGGATACGATTCGAAGATGGTGCTTTTAGTTCCGGTACGGCCACAAAATACAATCCAGAAAGCACTGCCAATCCTACAGGATACTCagttcactcactcacactaacacgcacgcacgcacacaagaACACGGGTTTATCGCGAGTTTATGTaagtgttttttcttcacacTAAACGGTATATTTCACGCACTCAACACTTTTCGTtcaagagtttttttttgtttgtttgtatgcatGGATCGTCTCTGTGCCAGATTCGCTGGCATGGCTACGGGAAGCGCCTTTCATGCACCTTTGCATTGCGCCAACCACGCTCTCCGGAGGGATGCACGAACGCGCACGCATTTACGCACGCAATCCAGCGACGCCTATGACGTTGCCCACCTCTACGAGCCTCCACGCAGCGATCCGGGGCACGGCGTGGTAATGCATATTTCTTTTCTCatcacggcagcagcagcagcagcatcatcctAACCACTGGAGCGGGCTTTCGCCTGCAGCGCGGCACACGAATGGTGGTGCATCGTTTTCCATGCTAGGtgggaggtgtgtgtgtgtgcgcgggtgtgtatgcgtgtggcTAGAACGGCGAATGGGGCGCgattgtatgtttgtgtgccaCTTCTTGTGCGCTTCAATCCCTCCCTGTCTTATTCAAACCCCCgcacaacaccacacacagcaGCTTTGGAGAAGGGAAGGAGGGGCTGGTGGGGGCGGGAGACGAGGTACATAAACACAGGCGACACACTCTCTAGCGTGGCAAGGAGGCGACACAACGTGACTGGCCGTGATGGCAGGACCGGAACAGCGAATTTGATGATTCTAATAATTTTCTTCCCCACCTCCtttcgcacaaacacacacacacctgcagCTAGGCGCGGGTCGTTTTCCTGCGACTTTTCTCCCTCGCACAAAACCCAACTACTCTGCTCGCGAGGGGCGGAAAGGGGGTGGCTTTGGCGTTTCCAGGGCGACACGTTGTAGGACGCGTTAAAATGGTCGTAAACGCGTTGAATTCCTTCCCGAGTACGGTTGGCGCGTTGTGCTGATGTAGAATCGGTCAGCAAATCGTGCCGAAGCTAGCTTGAAACACACTTTTAGACAACAGCTTCCTTACTGTTGTGCAAAATAACAATCACACAAGATTCTCCATTTTATTTCTCCGCTTGACAATGCTGACCAGTGCTGCCAGCGGGTGTAATCAATTCGCTGTCATTTGCTGCCGTTTGACGGCTGGTCGCACAGTGGGAGTGCCGTATGTCATTTAGCGAGATTGTCACAGAGCACCCTCAAAACACACCAACGGAATGGAGAATTTTGTTCTGTTGCTATATTTAGCAATGCTTTAACCGATAC contains:
- the LOC120898304 gene encoding mucin-19 isoform X5, encoding MKEMVGGCCVCSDDRGWSENPLVYCDGQSCAVAVHQACYGIVTVPSGPWYCRKCESQERPARVRCELCPSRDGALKRTDNQGWAHVVCALYIPEVRFGNVTTMEPIILQLIPQERYNKTCYICQDMGKGSRANVGACMQCNKSGCKQQFHVTCAQQLGLLCEEAGNYLDNVKYCGYCQHHYSKLKKGGNVKTIPPYKPISHEANSSDGPSSPEKEMEPPPPQQHSSSSAAGSGGTGGGGGGGGGGGGSGAGGSSSSSSGLKASSRLSGEPSVGGSSSTSSSSSSSSSKQRKSSSASKSSSGSGSGASLSSSSSSSVLASGGGGGSGASGSGGMSGNSSMSTSSSSSSSSGVSSMSGSGGSGSVSNSGGSGIGGSGIAGSVGGSGSSKTSSGSSGGTGGGGSSGSSSKEKDKYSKSRDKSSKSSKSSSSSSTSGGSGSNFNNSTSTSSSAGGSSSQSKDVDMGGTAGSSSGSMGALGANASSQSSSQSGYSSTAGGGGSGPGGSSSSSSGSSSNSSSKHHSDKPDKGSGGGGGSSQGGGPLSTNSGVGSGRAASLSPAAIPTTLIIKPPQDHTGGSGKEPLSKEAIAKMSTSSNFTETIVVNSESVFNHAGSGSGNAGSTSVIESGKLAMGGSGGASSGGSGGSYGGSTGPTGGSSTGSSSSSSGGKKRKADARSTSTSSVSSSEMLDANRDLIRDVAVSLVPLSLSKNDHIDPSSIAAHEKSVKKAKTETSSPLPHPATALPAPEPNLQNVTPNLIQSAHTSSIISSASSSSASSSSSGKHQQQQQQQQHHHHQNASTNRSSPVIQQQSTAQNIIQSSSSSSSTAGSSSSSTSGPSIGHHHLERQSPSMRSSPAGVTTGGANVITSLHHSQSQQPDLLSPAGGGATVLQSVSPVPMSTIQRTSSPSTLHAGDNSSSGGGGGGLKFGYEKQAPTTNARIAALQEEEASTGRRSRYGSHSRERSGGNGGNNSTGGAGNTGVGGGVSSGGSGGGGKTRTSKKRSQQQQQQQQQQQQQSQLPPDRGSPSIGIESSASGGSHRRGSSPSPSRRSSHGGGGGSGQSYSYGPAVDRNVDDHSPSQYHPSSSGGSNAPAAGGNNASNNGSVLSMAAGTGSATASVVVGNSSSQNSHHHQHLTPHQQQQQQQQQHSHHHHHHQPQQQQQQHHHQQHHQHHQHSHHQQHSAAMGDKLSSGGGTSAAPSSLHYSTGSSHSASSQHSSSAIANSNASNVTSTISSVASNTGPGATAAAAAAAASVATSSIASMSASSSTSSTAHSNNSSTSAAARNDGGSSSAGVHPVIEMAGSHGGSQSYQHQHHHHHTSGGIISGYSQNASSNSSASIKSHQNTNNGSNMESFHQQQQHHHHHQQQQYHGGGSGSHSVLSGSGNSGNSSISISSNSNNLSSNNNTSTITTTTTTNTTNITTTSNSSSNSGNNSNSKNTTIISSNSGNLSGTAGNSNTNNSTGSNHNLSNSSSSSSSGGTIVTAAANPNKKHRGASHHPSIVELSPSPSTSRTPEMIVSSGGVPYSMSSTMTAASSSSYGGSSGGGGGGLKFSYEAQPTNPLAAVSTASMMGSSGSVIAAPQVKDSPPSSPGSDAGGSTAGTAIVSGRGTKRNRKMSSNAAAVNSGAGAVPTTSVAGQTGGPSIVPASIVAGGSADAKDGKLFQNGGSSSAAAGGSVVSATHMLGNQLNPSSSVAQKMSDQLSMEIEAHAYVPGPIDAVPTLMGPQFPGKNRTNNSQSMPVGAGGGGNSLSSMLTGGATATANGNTPQSLEQLLERQWEQGSQFLMEQAQHFDIASLLSCLHQLRSENIRLEEHVNNLVARRDHLLAVNARLAIPLNPTAALGGVGMIGGSGGSGPGAGGAATGGAGVGGAGIGSLPGQFNNIHGNGPIDANVITNASAVSNRSSRGQHGPNQQQPGQQGPAGHFGSVVGSNASGGGLPQENGIDFRHTNSSHPATNSASIRRNSPSSQPFPSATTATGGGGGGGTTRGAPSTNSSSANNSTVQVQATGGTGSGEPVLPSTTGTTGRSSTLRPSSGLANVSSTGSNSSTGSSSSNNSNSISTGNGPTPAIGGGAGLNSSTVGPPAGTYHQATREQQQQTIYNTAHQPTHQLRRDDIPLLLEHHQQEHLHHHAHSQPSHHQQQHHHHHQPPVASLPPLPPLPPTQAPLHLHPSVTGTAATLPPSSQGHSQQNHQHHHQQQQQSSSSSSSIMPQLNHPSSPQVLVSRVGVAPVTSSSIRTAPTAAAAAHVPPRSVSSNHHHHHQQQQQQQQSHHHPQHHHHHLHQHASHPYMHGNHLQQHRSASPPPTGSGHGPTTHPHHQLQHHHGTLNSIDGPMAGRGAAITTTPPPPPAPSQPAVVVVDRMMSGHSHRPPAH
- the LOC120898304 gene encoding mucin-19 isoform X2, translating into MKEMVGGCCVCSDDRGWSENPLVYCDGQSCAVAVHQACYGIVTVPSGPWYCRKCESQERPARVRCELCPSRDGALKRTDNQGWAHVVCALYIPEVRFGNVTTMEPIILQLIPQERYNKTCYICQDMGKGSRANVGACMQCNKSGCKQQFHVTCAQQLGLLCEEAGNYLDNVKYCGYCQHHYSKLKKGGNVKTIPPYKPISHEANSSDGPSSPEKEMEPPPPQQHSSSSAAGSGGTGGGGGGGGGGGGSGAGGSSSSSSGLKASSRLSGEPSVGGSSSTSSSSSSSSSKQRKSSSASKSSSGSGSGASLSSSSSSSVLASGGGGGSGASGSGGMSGNSSMSTSSSSSSSSGVSSMSGSGGSGSVSNSGGSGIGGSGIAGSVGGSGSSKTSSGSSGGTGGGGSSGSSSKEKDKYSKSRDKSSKSSKSSSSSSTSGGSGSNFNNSTSTSSSAGGSSSQSKDVDMGGTAGSSSGSMGALGANASSQSSSQSGYSSTAGGGGSGPGGSSSSSSGSSSNSSSKHHSDKPDKGSGGGGGSSQGGGPLSTNSGVGSGRAASLSPAAIPTTLIIKPPQDHTGGSGKEPLSKEAIAKMSTSSNFTETIVVNSESVFNHAGSGSGNAGSTSVIESGKLAMGGSGGASSGGSGGSYGGSTGPTGGSSTGSSSSSSGGKKRKADARSTSTSSVSSSEMLDANRDLIRDVAVSLVPLSLSKNDHIDPSSIAAHEKSVKKAKTETSSPLPHPATALPAPEPNLQNVTPNLIQSAHTSSIISSASSSSASSSSSGKHQQQQQQQQHHHHQPTPHSPQQPASSQHTPSLVVSVPLSTATVPGVNLPASNNSNSSSHTGSSSSSSSSSNVNHSASSNSNSTPNIVSPGHHQGSDRGGGGGGSHINNNNNSNSNSGGNSNLYQQISHRAGDQLMNASTNRSSPVIQQQSTAQNIIQSSSSSSSTAGSSSSSTSGPSIGHHHLERQSPSMRSSPAGVTTGGANVITSLHHSQSQQPDLLSPAGGGATVLQSVSPVPMSTIQRTSSPSTLHAGDNSSSGGGGGGLKFGYEKQAPTTNARIAALQEEEASTGRRSRSHSRERSGGNGGNNSTGGAGNTGVGGGVSSGGSGGGGKTRTSKKRSQQQQQQQQQQQQQSQLPPDRGSPSIGIESSASGGSHRRGSSPSPSRRSSHGGGGGSGQSYSYGPAVDRNVDDHSPSQYHPSSSGGSNAPAAGGNNASNNGSVLSMAAGTGSATASVVVGNSSSQNSHHHQHLTPHQQQQQQQQQHSHHHHHHQPQQQQQQHHHQQHHQHHQHSHHQQHSAAMGDKLSSGGGTSAAPSSLHYSTGSSHSASSQHSSSAIANSNASNVTSTISSVASNTGPGATAAAAAAAASVATSSIASMSASSSTSSTAHSNNSSTSAAARNDGGSSSAGVHPVIEMAGSHGGSQSYQHQHHHHHTSGGIISGYSQNASSNSSASIKSHQNTNNGSNMESFHQQQQHHHHHQQQQYHGGGSGSHSVLSGSGNSGNSSISISSNSNNLSSNNNTSTITTTTTTNTTNITTTSNSSSNSGNNSNSKNTTIISSNSGNLSGTAGNSNTNNSTGSNHNLSNSSSSSSSGGTIVTAAANPNKKHRGASHHPSIVELSPSPSTSRTPEMIVSSGGVPYSMSSTMTAASSSSYGGSSGGGGGGLKFSYEAQPTNPLAAVSTASMMGSSGSVIAAPQVKDSPPSSPGSDAGGSTAGTAIVSGRGTKRNRKMSSNAAAVNSGAGAVPTTSVAGQTGGPSIVPASIVAGGSADAKDGKLFQNGGSSSAAAGGSVVSATHMLGNQLNPSSSVAQKMSDQLSMEIEAHAYVPGPIDAVPTLMGPQFPGKNRTNNSQSMPVGAGGGGNSLSSMLTGGATATANGNTPQSLEQLLERQWEQGSQFLMEQAQHFDIASLLSCLHQLRSENIRLEEHVNNLVARRDHLLAVNARLAIPLNPTAALGGVGMIGGSGGSGPGAGGAATGGAGVGGAGIGSLPGQFNNIHGNGPIDANVITNASAVSNRSSRGQHGPNQQQPGQQGPAGHFGSVVGSNASGGGLPQENGIDFRHTNSSHPATNSASIRRNSPSSQPFPSATTATGGGGGGGTTRGAPSTNSSSANNSTVQVQATGGTGSGEPVLPSTTGTTGRSSTLRPSSGLANVSSTGSNSSTGSSSSNNSNSISTGNGPTPAIGGGAGLNSSTVGPPAGTYHQATREQQQQTIYNTAHQPTHQLRRDDIPLLLEHHQQEHLHHHAHSQPSHHQQQHHHHHQPPVASLPPLPPLPPTQAPLHLHPSVTGTAATLPPSSQGHSQQNHQHHHQQQQQSSSSSSSIMPQLNHPSSPQVLVSRVGVAPVTSSSIRTAPTAAAAAHVPPRSVSSNHHHHHQQQQQQQQSHHHPQHHHHHLHQHASHPYMHGNHLQQHRSASPPPTGSGHGPTTHPHHQLQHHHGTLNSIDGPMAGRGAAITTTPPPPPAPSQPAVVVVDRMMSGHSHRPPAH